TCGTGCCCGCGCCGACTGTGCGGCCGCCTTCGCGAATGGCGAACCGCAGGCCCTTCTCCATCGCAATCGGCATAATCAACTCGATCGTCATCGCGATATTGTCGCCCGGCATCACCATCTCCACGCCTTCCGGCAGTTGCGCCACACCCGTCACGTCCGTCGTGCGGAAGTAGAACTGCGGCCGGTAGCCCGTGAAGAAGGGCGTATGCCGTCCACCTTCTTCC
This genomic interval from Acidobacteriota bacterium contains the following:
- the tuf gene encoding elongation factor Tu (EF-Tu; promotes GTP-dependent binding of aminoacyl-tRNA to the A-site of ribosomes during protein biosynthesis; when the tRNA anticodon matches the mRNA codon, GTP hydrolysis results; the inactive EF-Tu-GDP leaves the ribosome and release of GDP is promoted by elongation factor Ts; many prokaryotes have two copies of the gene encoding EF-Tu), with protein sequence EEGGRHTPFFTGYRPQFYFRTTDVTGVAQLPEGVEMVMPGDNIAMTIELIMPIAMEKGLRFAIREGGRTVGAGTISDIIE